A genomic stretch from Dermochelys coriacea isolate rDerCor1 chromosome 24, rDerCor1.pri.v4, whole genome shotgun sequence includes:
- the TNFAIP8L2 gene encoding tumor necrosis factor alpha-induced protein 8-like protein 2 isoform X1, with product MIMFTGSAAGSYTTTMETFSSRNLALQAEKKILSHMASKSVVNVFLDDTSSEILDELYRVSKLHTQNRAEAQKVIKNLIKVAVKISVLYRNNRFSTGELGLAEEFKHKLHQGAMTAVSFYEVEFTFEPGVLTQLLQDCRDMLLQLVEKHLTAKSHSRIRHIFDHFANDDLLSQLYSPGEPYRPHLQKICQGLNKLIEEGKL from the coding sequence CCACAATGGAGACGTTCAGCTCCAGGAACCTGGCCCTGCAGGCAGAGAAGAAGATCCTGAGCCACATGGCCAGCAAGTCGGTGGTGAATGTATTCCTGGACGATACAAGCAGCGAGATCCTGGACGAGCTGTATCGGGTCTCCAAGCTGCATACCCAGAACCGGGCCGAGGCCCAGAAGGTCATAAAGAACCTCATCAAGGTGGCTGTCAAGATCAGCGTGCTGTACCGCAACAACCGCTTCAGCACTGGCGAGCTGGGCCTGGCGGAGGAGTTCAAACACAAGCTGCACCAGGGTGCCATGACGGCCGTCAGCTTCTACGAGGTGGAGTTCACCTTTGAGCCAGGCGTGCTGACCCAGCTGCTGCAGGACTGCCGGGATatgctgctgcagctggtggagaagcaTCTGACGGCCAAGTCCCACAGCCGCATCCGCCACATCTTTGATCACTTTGCCAACGACGATCTGCTCAGCCAGCTCTACAGCCCTGGGGAGCCCTACCGGCCCCACCTGCAGAAGATCTGCCAGGGCTTGAACAAGCTGATAGAGGAGGGGAAGCtgtga
- the TNFAIP8L2 gene encoding tumor necrosis factor alpha-induced protein 8-like protein 2 isoform X2 produces METFSSRNLALQAEKKILSHMASKSVVNVFLDDTSSEILDELYRVSKLHTQNRAEAQKVIKNLIKVAVKISVLYRNNRFSTGELGLAEEFKHKLHQGAMTAVSFYEVEFTFEPGVLTQLLQDCRDMLLQLVEKHLTAKSHSRIRHIFDHFANDDLLSQLYSPGEPYRPHLQKICQGLNKLIEEGKL; encoded by the coding sequence ATGGAGACGTTCAGCTCCAGGAACCTGGCCCTGCAGGCAGAGAAGAAGATCCTGAGCCACATGGCCAGCAAGTCGGTGGTGAATGTATTCCTGGACGATACAAGCAGCGAGATCCTGGACGAGCTGTATCGGGTCTCCAAGCTGCATACCCAGAACCGGGCCGAGGCCCAGAAGGTCATAAAGAACCTCATCAAGGTGGCTGTCAAGATCAGCGTGCTGTACCGCAACAACCGCTTCAGCACTGGCGAGCTGGGCCTGGCGGAGGAGTTCAAACACAAGCTGCACCAGGGTGCCATGACGGCCGTCAGCTTCTACGAGGTGGAGTTCACCTTTGAGCCAGGCGTGCTGACCCAGCTGCTGCAGGACTGCCGGGATatgctgctgcagctggtggagaagcaTCTGACGGCCAAGTCCCACAGCCGCATCCGCCACATCTTTGATCACTTTGCCAACGACGATCTGCTCAGCCAGCTCTACAGCCCTGGGGAGCCCTACCGGCCCCACCTGCAGAAGATCTGCCAGGGCTTGAACAAGCTGATAGAGGAGGGGAAGCtgtga